The Actinomadura sp. WMMB 499 genome includes a window with the following:
- a CDS encoding HypC/HybG/HupF family hydrogenase formation chaperone produces MCLGIPGEIVELPRDGTDIAKVEVVGVRRAVNVGLLDEERLALGDWVLVHVGFAMSKIDEAEAAATLRLLRGLGEAYDDEVDALARSDLDLDLERELERDLERGLDIDLGPDGEAEREPEPAPEPGRRAGPGRGRGRGHDTN; encoded by the coding sequence ATGTGCCTGGGGATTCCCGGGGAGATCGTCGAGCTGCCGCGGGACGGGACGGACATCGCGAAGGTCGAGGTCGTCGGGGTGCGCCGCGCCGTGAACGTCGGGCTGCTCGACGAGGAGCGGCTCGCCCTCGGCGACTGGGTGCTCGTGCACGTCGGGTTCGCGATGTCGAAGATCGACGAGGCGGAGGCCGCGGCGACGCTGCGGCTCCTGCGCGGGCTCGGCGAGGCCTACGACGACGAAGTGGACGCGCTCGCCCGCTCGGACCTCGATCTCGACCTCGAACGCGAACTCGAGCGCGACCTCGAACGCGGACTCGACATCGACCTCGGACCGGACGGCGAAGCCGAACGCGAACCCGAGCCCGCACCCGAGCCCGGCCGCCGGGCCGGGCCCGGACGCGGCCGCGGCCGCGGTCACGACACGAACTGA